The Lolium perenne isolate Kyuss_39 chromosome 6, Kyuss_2.0, whole genome shotgun sequence genome segment ctcaagtgacatgctaccaacacaatcatgatccaataatgatgtaaagcatatgagttgagatcaaatcactgaaagcaaatgtctatagttgatataaaagatgataatgcaagagttaaacaagctagaagttttcatgaactattgcttcaaagacatgaaaccgtacaaagttcattaaagatgtgttaagtattcagcgtagaagttctatccttcattccaagcatcaagtaaattttcacaacataagaaggattcagtcaagtaaacataaacatgaacgtcatgaataaaCTGTTTCTAAGTCTActtaaccggtgagcgcaagcatttggtattagcaccaggatgttatggcataaagaacgttaatgggggtttggaaggccaaatggaagaaagtcttacaaagctataagtgatcattcgaCAAAAGgatgccttatgatcgaagctatgcaaggagtagtgattgccatgcaacggatgcacatagagctatatgtgtatgaaagctctccaatggaactagtgggggtgcatccaacttggttgctcacgaagacctagagcacttttgaggaagctcatcattggaatatacaacccaagttctatagtgtaaattccccacatagttatactagtaaaacatgaaaactctctcatatggagtatatgtgctaaaacatgagcacaagtgtggataaaagatagtaatgctgccccctttttctttattcttctcttttttttctttctttttctttttcttttctgtatttttatttcttttctttttctctttttgatggctccatggctcttttcacttttaggggcaacatcctaatatgacaacacactttttggtacaaataactcataatgaataaaacatgatgtatgaaactgtatgcctctgccagtgtagcaggatgtgcaatgatctagcgtaacatgggtaaaccacacatcagctgtatagaatcatgcaaagcaatatataaatgataaatgacaacatgtaatgtaaaatggaagttgcatgacaatatatctcggaacagctatgaaaatgctatggtaggtaggtatggtggctgttttgaggagatgtatgggcttatgtgtaggagaacaagagaaagttctcccacgggtttggatgtaccggcgaagtatgcacaattctcaatgtgagcaaaaggcaatgcacgatgcaccgaagaggctagcaaatttggatggtggaagtgccaaaaaccgtagcttaacattagtcaaaaagaactcacaagcttattgcaaacaactagcaggttcatcattaagagcatgattaaaatttactccaaggagggccgttcacggtggcacaagtaccccgctagctccctcgaccttcagcacaacttagttattacgatgaactctcagacatggaaagctatcaagtacaactacaccttcaactatttaaatagagtttgtagtacggcacaagcttaaagacaacaatccactactaattttaacttatttatccagcaagcctttaaCTCCGCCTATGTTGTCTCAACATAGCCGGTCCCAAGCCCGGGTAAAGGAGGAGGGTTGTGATAGGCGAGGCGAGCCAACGTAAAAAACCCAGCCACTCTTATGGAGATGAAACCCAAAGGAACCTCGTTGGGGCGTAACCCTCTTAGCGACGCGCCACATCGGAACCCGGGTGTGGTGTCAAATGGGCAAGGGCCGGGCCGTCACCCCCTTGGTGGCGCGCCGTATCTTGTTCTGGATACGGTGATAAGTGAGCAAGGGTCGGGTCGCCGCATCCTTAGTGGCGCGCTGCACCGACGCCCCGGTGTAGTGAAAAATGAGCAAGGGTCTCCGCATTTGATTCGACGAGTGTGGAGGGTAAGGAAGTTAGCCGAGCCTAGGAGGATACGCTTAGGTAGCTGGAACGTAGGGTCCCTGACAGGTAAGTTACGGGAGTTAGTTGATACAGCGGTGAGGAGGCGTGTTGATGTCCTATGTGTCCAAGAGACCAAATGGAAGGGACAGAAGGCGAAGGAGGTGGAGGATACCGGTTTCAAGTTGTGGTACACGGGGACAACTTCAAACAAAAATGGAGTAGGCATCTTGGTCAATAAGAGCCTCAGGGATGGAGTTGTGGACGTCAAGAGGCAAGGGGACCGGATGATCCTTGTCAAGCTGGTTGTTGGGGACTTAGTCCTCAATGTTATCAGCGCGTATGCCCCACAAGTAGACcacaatgagagcaccaagagggagttctgggaaggcctggaggacttggttaggagggtacctattggtgagaagctcttcataggaggagacctcaatggccatgtgggtacatctaacacaggttttgaaagggtgcatgggggctttggctatggcatcaggaaccaagaaggagaagatgtccTGAGCTTCGCTCTAGCCTATGACATGGTCGTAGCTAACACCCTCTTTAGGAAGAGAGAATCCCATCTAGTGACGTTCAGTAGTGGTCTACACTCTAGCCAGATTGATTTTGTCCTCTCTAGAAGAGAAGACAGACGCGCCTGCATTGATTGTAAGGTGATACCTGGAGAGAGTGTTGTCCCTCAACATAAGCTGGTGGTTGCTGACTTTCGCTTTAGGATCCGTGTCCAGCGGGGTAAGCGCGCCAAAGTCGCTAGAACAAAGTGGTGGAAGCTCAAGGGTGAGGCATCCCAGGCTTTCAGGGAGAGGGTTATTAAGGAGGGCCCTTGGGAGGAAGGAGGCGATGCAAACATGATATGGACGAGTATGGCGACCTGCTTGCGGAAGGTCGCTGTAGAGGAGTTTAGGGTGACTAAGGGAAGTAGAAGGGAAGCTAAGGATACCTGGTGGTGGAACGATGAGGTCCAGAAGGTTATTAGGGAGAAAAGGGACTGTTTCAGATGCCTATATCTAGACAGGAGTGCAGCTAACATGGATAAGTACAAGGTGGCGAAGAAGGCTGCAAAGCGGGCGGTGAGTGAAGCAAGGCATCGGGCGTATGAGGACCTCTACCAACGTTTAAACACGAAGGAAGGCGAAAGGGACATCTATAAGATGGCCAAGTTTAGGGATAGGAAGACGAGGGATGTCAACGAAGTCAAATGCATCAAGGACGGAGATGATCAGCTTCTTGTGAAGGATGAGGCGATCAAGCGTAGATGGCGGGTGTACTTTGACAACCTTTACAATGGAGAGGTTGAGAGCTCTACCATTGAGCTAGACGACTCCTTTGATGATACCAGCATGTGCTTTGTGTGACGTATCCAGGAGTCTGAGGTTAAGGAGGCGTTAAGGAGGATGAAAGGCGGCAAGGCGATGGGTcctgatggtatccccatcgaggcgtggagaggccttggagacgtagcgatagtatggctaactaagcttttcaacctcatttttcgatcaaacaagatgcccgaagaatggaggcggggtattttagtaccaatcttcaagaacaagggggatgttctaagttgtactaattaccgtggaatcaagctgatgagccatactatgaagctatgggagagagtcattgagcatcgcttaagaaggttgacaagtgtgaccaaaaaccaatttggtttcatgcttgggaggtctaccatggaagccatcttcttggtacgacaGCTGATGGAGAGATATAGGGAGAAAAAGAAGgaccttcatatggtgttcattgatttggagaaggcctatgataagatacctcggaatgtcatgtggtgggccttggagaagcacaaagtcccaataaagtacattaccctcatcaaggatatgtatgataatgttgtgacaagtgttcgaacaagcgatggcgacactgatgactttccaattagaatagggctacaccaagggtcagctttgagcccttatctttttgatttggtgatggatgaggtcacaagggatatacaaggagacatcccatggtgtatgctctttgcggatgatgtggtgctagtcgatgatagccgaacgggggttaatagaaagttagagttgtgaAGGCGAACTGTcgaatcgaaaggttttaggcttagtagaactaaaactgaatacatgaggtgcagtttcagttctactaggcacgaggagggaaaggttagccttgatgggcaggtggtaccggagagagacacttttcgatatttggggttcatgttgcagaaggatggcgatatcgatgaagatgtgggccactgaatcaaggctggttggatgaagtggcgccaagcttctggcgtactctgtgacaagagagtgccacaaaagctaaaaggcaggttttataggacagctatccgacctgcgatgttgtatggcgctgagtgttggccaacgaagagatgacatatccaacagttaagtgtagcagagatgcgcattttgagatggatatgtggccacacaagaaaggatcgAGTACGGAGCgacgatatacgggagagagttagggtagcaccgattgaagagaagctggtccaacatcgtcttagatggtttggacatatccaacggaggcctccggaagcgccagtgcatagcggacggataaagcgtgatgagaatgttaagaggggtcgtggtagaccaaacttgacatgggaggagtccgttaagagagacctgaaggtttggaatatcgacaaagatttagccatggataggggtgcgtggaagttagctatccacgttccggaaccatgaggcttcgagatcttatgggtttcaactctagcctaccccaacttgtttgggactgaaaggcttggttgttgttgttgttgttgttatccagcaagcc includes the following:
- the LOC127326538 gene encoding uncharacterized protein: MATCLRKVAVEEFRVTKGSRREAKDTWWWNDEVQKVIREKRDCFRCLYLDRSAANMDKYKVAKKAAKRAVSEARHRAYEDLYQRLNTKEGERDIYKMAKFRDRKTRDVNEVKCIKDGDDQLLVKDEAIKRRWRVYFDNLYNGEVESSTIELDDSFDDTSMCFV